The Coleofasciculaceae cyanobacterium genome includes a window with the following:
- a CDS encoding ATP-binding cassette domain-containing protein translates to MLEALGIGLIGPFLNVASSPESIHKIPILDWVYRQLELQDSIQVVPILGIGIAIIFCLKSLLYFLSWANIYQYSSELNQSLITKLLNAYLAVPYAFHLNRNTASLIKNILIETSTFTGACILPLLRATVNFIVLLFLFLLLAKTNLLLLAMIMAILLPIFILFNLLGNKFKKWGRIKSESKQEMVRILNHGLGGLKETRVIGCESYFEKQMAQKAQQFAQADSLFSTSQILPRILIETALIVFIMLFISLSIILLKQDMQEITGTMGVFAVASMRLIPASSELFGAINQLRNSNYAVNMLYLDLKEIDAQGINKLTKLKPSSQISSAVDFKRDRKAIAFGNQIDLDHITYSYNNSSQLAVENVSLRIKKGQSIALIGKSGSGKTTLVDIILGLLEPKAGDILIDGKSVYNNLRSWQNMIGYIPQSIFLTDETIERNIAFGVPDRLIDPQRIKKAIEAAQLEELITQLPKGIKTEVGERGIRLSGGQRQRIGIARALYHERQILVLDEATSALDNETERLVSEAIKSLAGAKTLIIIAHRLSTVEHCDRVYLLDKGRIVKSGSYQEVVVETMNV, encoded by the coding sequence GTGTTAGAAGCCTTAGGTATTGGACTGATCGGACCCTTTCTGAACGTGGCTAGCAGTCCAGAATCCATCCACAAAATTCCCATACTCGATTGGGTTTATCGACAGCTAGAGTTGCAGGATAGCATCCAAGTAGTTCCGATCTTAGGCATTGGAATTGCGATTATATTTTGCCTTAAATCATTATTATACTTTTTGTCCTGGGCCAATATATATCAATATTCTTCTGAACTAAACCAATCACTAATTACTAAGTTATTAAATGCTTATTTGGCAGTTCCATATGCTTTTCATCTCAACCGAAATACTGCTAGCCTGATCAAAAACATTTTGATTGAAACTAGTACGTTTACCGGAGCTTGTATACTGCCACTTTTAAGAGCAACCGTTAATTTTATTGTTTTATTGTTTCTATTTTTACTACTTGCCAAAACCAATCTATTGCTACTAGCGATGATTATGGCAATTTTGCTACCTATATTTATCTTGTTTAATCTGCTGGGGAATAAGTTTAAAAAATGGGGCAGAATCAAGTCTGAATCCAAACAGGAAATGGTTCGGATTCTCAATCATGGTTTAGGCGGCTTAAAAGAGACGCGAGTTATCGGCTGTGAATCTTACTTTGAAAAACAGATGGCACAAAAAGCGCAACAATTTGCCCAAGCGGACAGTTTATTTAGTACCTCGCAGATACTCCCTCGCATTCTCATTGAGACAGCTTTAATTGTCTTTATTATGCTGTTCATATCTCTATCCATAATTTTATTAAAGCAAGATATGCAAGAAATAACTGGTACTATGGGGGTTTTTGCTGTGGCTTCAATGCGTTTGATTCCAGCATCTAGTGAGCTGTTTGGAGCGATCAACCAATTAAGAAACTCCAACTATGCTGTGAATATGCTTTATTTAGATCTTAAAGAGATAGACGCACAAGGAATAAACAAGCTCACTAAACTTAAACCCAGTTCTCAAATAAGTAGTGCGGTCGATTTTAAACGAGATAGAAAAGCGATCGCTTTTGGCAATCAGATTGACCTTGACCATATTACCTATAGCTATAACAATAGTTCCCAGTTGGCAGTTGAAAATGTCTCTTTAAGGATCAAAAAAGGTCAATCGATCGCCTTAATCGGTAAATCTGGCTCGGGAAAGACAACGCTAGTAGATATAATTTTGGGTCTTTTAGAGCCGAAAGCGGGAGATATCCTGATAGATGGTAAATCGGTATACAACAATCTCCGTTCTTGGCAGAATATGATCGGCTACATCCCTCAATCAATTTTTTTAACTGATGAAACGATTGAGAGAAATATTGCTTTTGGAGTTCCCGATCGCTTAATCGATCCTCAAAGAATCAAGAAGGCGATCGAAGCCGCCCAACTTGAGGAACTAATTACTCAATTACCAAAAGGAATTAAAACGGAGGTAGGAGAAAGAGGAATTCGTTTGTCTGGCGGACAAAGGCAACGTATCGGAATCGCCCGGGCGCTATACCATGAAAGACAAATTTTAGTTCTCGATGAGGCTACTTCTGCCCTAGACAATGAAACAGAGCGTTTAGTTAGCGAGGCAATTAAATCTTTAGCTGGAGCAAAAACTCTAATTATTATTGCTCATCGTCTTTCCACGGTAGAGCATTGCGATCGGGTTTACCTGCTAGACAAAGGTCGCATAGTTAAGTCGGGTAGTTACCAGGAAGTGGTTGTCGAAACTATGAATGTTTAG
- a CDS encoding DUF3102 domain-containing protein, with translation MKKKLKNNQISNSFDYNVLELEQRSIVKQRTEEIKERLKRSAQDIWEIGQKLFEVRSELAYGQFDSWLKAEFGWSRRTAYNFVKVYEAFPERATVAQVSIAASALYQLSSPSTPKQVREEFIQKAKDGEKITRKDIRLAAKQEKPSLALNATVTTEKTATSQQQIISIIPQATKAIKILAEQSQDSDDLSDSVEPELRSQGWYSLGEQHFLFYGDTASPQFYQNIPEADLAIAITSSDWDHDWLVDKVENLLLLKESSWSTKSLSTLISLLCEPDGTVLFPWLPDENMIDSAHKLGRIIVAGDPILERCQKAIAKSKLTPKLISPLEKL, from the coding sequence ATGAAAAAAAAACTAAAAAATAACCAAATTTCCAACAGCTTTGATTATAATGTTTTGGAATTAGAGCAACGTTCGATTGTCAAACAACGAACAGAAGAAATTAAAGAGCGTTTGAAACGCTCGGCTCAAGATATATGGGAAATAGGTCAAAAACTTTTTGAAGTGCGTTCTGAACTGGCGTATGGTCAATTCGACAGCTGGTTAAAAGCTGAATTTGGCTGGAGTCGCCGCACAGCGTATAATTTTGTTAAAGTTTACGAAGCTTTTCCCGAACGTGCAACTGTTGCACAAGTTAGTATAGCAGCATCTGCTCTCTATCAATTATCTTCACCATCTACTCCCAAACAAGTGCGAGAGGAATTTATCCAAAAAGCAAAAGATGGAGAAAAGATCACTCGTAAAGATATTCGTTTAGCTGCCAAGCAAGAAAAACCGTCACTTGCCTTAAATGCTACTGTTACCACAGAAAAAACGGCTACTTCTCAACAGCAAATTATTTCGATTATTCCTCAAGCTACTAAGGCAATTAAAATATTAGCCGAACAATCTCAAGACTCAGACGATTTGAGCGACTCGGTTGAGCCAGAACTTCGCTCCCAAGGATGGTATAGTTTAGGAGAACAGCACTTTCTCTTTTACGGTGACACTGCGTCCCCTCAATTCTACCAAAATATACCAGAAGCCGATCTCGCAATAGCGATTACCTCTAGTGATTGGGATCATGATTGGTTAGTTGATAAAGTAGAAAATTTGCTTTTGTTAAAAGAGTCATCTTGGTCAACAAAATCTCTCTCTACATTAATTTCACTGCTTTGCGAACCAGACGGCACAGTACTTTTTCCTTGGCTACCAGATGAGAACATGATTGATTCAGCCCATAAACTAGGCAGAATTATTGTAGCAGGGGATCCCATCCTAGAACGCTGTCAAAAGGCGATCGCCAAATCCAAATTAACGCCGAAGCTAATTTCACCACTTGAGAAACTGTAA
- a CDS encoding glycosyltransferase family 4 protein, whose translation MKILAAVIIPPHLSASGAANAAKHLSASLADYCDIDIAILSFEEINSSFGKAKLLARKSSNVLSFTRGLLPNKFRTLFYRSDIPSLIQHGDYDLVHLHNVIPALEAKRVAQACVNQKIPYVISTHGFCEITSGGKAYSLKYLHEKLAWKFCIEKPIDYIVQHAQRIFALSPLEYPMLAALGIEKEKIRIVTNGVDEAFYSRSSPQQVQSITNKFNLPKLSEKNVPVGIFLGNHTKNKGVDLLLEAFSQVKTSFTLIVCGQKRTGIDYDAVSRQLGDRQKIIFTDWIPDQDVISLFQYADLFVYPTLSDTLPLVILEAMASGLPVISTKVGGIPYQIDKNCGILVEPGNPQAIQEAFEQLTENKQRLAQMGHTAYQTVKTKFNWRRSAQTAFTSYQEILVSETKKLSYPSAAANLLTAPGSVFDNP comes from the coding sequence ATGAAAATTTTAGCTGCGGTTATTATTCCTCCCCATTTAAGTGCCAGTGGTGCTGCTAATGCAGCCAAGCATTTAAGCGCTTCGTTAGCCGACTATTGCGATATAGATATTGCTATCCTTTCGTTTGAGGAAATAAATAGTAGTTTTGGCAAGGCAAAGTTATTGGCACGAAAATCGTCTAATGTTTTGTCTTTTACCAGAGGATTATTACCCAATAAGTTTCGCACTTTGTTCTACCGATCGGATATTCCCTCTTTAATCCAACATGGAGACTACGATCTGGTTCATCTACATAATGTTATTCCGGCTTTGGAAGCCAAACGTGTAGCTCAAGCTTGCGTAAACCAAAAAATTCCTTATGTTATTTCAACTCATGGTTTTTGTGAAATAACCTCTGGTGGAAAAGCTTATTCACTAAAATATTTACATGAGAAATTGGCTTGGAAGTTCTGTATTGAAAAGCCTATAGATTATATAGTTCAACACGCACAAAGAATATTTGCTCTTTCTCCCCTGGAATATCCGATGTTGGCAGCCCTGGGCATCGAGAAGGAGAAAATACGCATTGTTACTAATGGTGTAGATGAAGCATTCTATTCTAGAAGTTCCCCACAACAAGTCCAGTCAATTACTAATAAATTTAATTTACCGAAATTGTCAGAAAAAAATGTGCCAGTGGGTATCTTTTTAGGAAATCACACTAAAAACAAAGGAGTTGATCTTCTTTTAGAAGCATTTAGCCAAGTTAAAACATCTTTTACTTTAATTGTCTGCGGTCAAAAAAGAACTGGTATTGACTACGATGCGGTTTCTCGCCAACTAGGCGATCGCCAAAAAATTATTTTTACGGACTGGATACCAGATCAAGATGTTATTTCTCTGTTTCAATATGCCGATCTGTTTGTGTACCCAACATTATCAGATACCTTGCCCCTCGTGATTTTGGAAGCAATGGCATCTGGTCTGCCAGTAATTTCAACTAAAGTAGGAGGAATTCCCTATCAGATCGACAAAAATTGTGGCATTTTGGTAGAGCCAGGAAATCCTCAAGCTATACAAGAGGCATTTGAGCAGCTAACTGAAAATAAGCAACGACTGGCGCAGATGGGTCATACTGCTTATCAAACTGTCAAAACTAAATTTAATTGGCGGCGCTCGGCTCAAACAGCTTTTACATCTTATCAAGAAATACTAGTCTCTGAAACCAAAAAGCTTAGTTATCCGTCTGCTGCTGCCAATTTGCTTACTGCCCCTGGAAGTGTCTTTGACAATCCCTAA
- a CDS encoding polysaccharide biosynthesis tyrosine autokinase, which yields MIPTVVSNTYEEQIDFQKYWLVLKRRWLPATAIFLGVTSVFLLSALSKQPTYQAEAQLLIRTDKSSRLVGLEDERGQVEVLGKDSNPVVTEAEILKSRPIVEKAIKQLNLTNDQGEFLSYQEVASNLEVKPIVGTDVLQVFYQDSDPALAALIVNKVIDLYVQEDTLSNRSAAASARQFIKAQLPKVESTVAEAEADLRRFKTKNKIANLSQEAASNIDTIKSLEREIEGVTTNLEDIDGRFEQLRSQLNINWQEAVAIGALSQSAMPELISELQKVRIDLVNQRDRFSENAPQVRSLKERELELETLLDKQIRQIQGDNQANLLKNKILSISANNSDQTMINELATMGVERPGLVNKLAALKSNLQVRQRNLENLPLLEEEQRELERRVQATQSTYQTLLSQLQETQVAENQNVGNVRIIANAVEPEKPTGSSKKRLVVVVGSAMGALLGAAFAFLLDFQDRSIKNSKEAEEIFGYPLQGVIPDLNQLREAKDDSVGISGASDNSLVPVREPEFATLRTREAYQMLQANLKFLSTDWDKQAIAITSCVPQEGKSQVASNFASSMAQLGKKVLLIDADMRRPSQHKILGLSNTVGLSNLLLHQRKWNEVVQKVMPNLDVLTAGPTPDNSILLLNSQRMKVLTETLLDRYDCIILDTPPLIGIADTVILGNMVDGLLLVVRPGVVDYESAIAAKKLLLNTQQRVFGIVANGVNIKNEPYTKSYLEH from the coding sequence ATGATTCCAACAGTAGTTTCTAATACCTATGAAGAACAAATTGATTTTCAAAAATATTGGCTAGTTTTAAAGCGTCGTTGGCTACCAGCAACTGCAATTTTTCTCGGTGTAACTAGTGTTTTCTTGCTGTCAGCACTATCAAAACAACCTACTTATCAAGCCGAAGCTCAACTTTTAATTAGGACAGATAAATCCTCGAGGCTAGTCGGATTAGAAGACGAACGAGGACAGGTTGAAGTTCTGGGGAAAGATAGCAATCCAGTTGTAACCGAAGCCGAAATTTTAAAATCCAGACCGATTGTCGAAAAAGCAATTAAACAACTTAATTTAACAAACGACCAGGGTGAGTTTCTCAGCTATCAAGAAGTAGCCAGCAATCTCGAGGTCAAGCCTATTGTCGGCACAGATGTCTTGCAGGTTTTTTACCAAGATTCCGATCCAGCATTAGCAGCATTGATAGTTAACAAAGTAATCGACCTCTATGTACAAGAAGACACTTTGAGTAACCGCTCTGCTGCCGCTTCAGCTCGACAATTTATTAAAGCGCAATTACCTAAGGTCGAATCAACCGTTGCCGAAGCCGAAGCAGATTTACGTCGATTTAAGACTAAAAATAAGATTGCTAATCTATCACAAGAAGCCGCTAGCAATATAGATACAATTAAATCTTTAGAGCGTGAGATTGAGGGAGTAACGACTAACCTCGAAGATATTGATGGTCGATTTGAACAATTGCGTAGCCAACTAAATATTAATTGGCAAGAAGCCGTAGCTATTGGAGCTTTGAGTCAATCGGCTATGCCAGAGTTAATTTCCGAACTGCAAAAAGTAAGAATAGATTTAGTCAATCAGCGCGATCGCTTTTCCGAAAATGCTCCGCAGGTTAGGAGCCTAAAAGAACGCGAGCTAGAGCTGGAAACTCTTTTAGACAAGCAAATCAGACAAATTCAGGGCGATAATCAGGCAAATTTATTAAAAAACAAAATTTTAAGCATTAGTGCTAATAATTCCGACCAAACAATGATTAACGAATTGGCTACTATGGGAGTCGAGCGTCCGGGTTTAGTTAATAAATTGGCAGCACTTAAAAGTAATTTACAAGTTCGGCAACGAAATTTAGAAAATTTGCCTCTATTGGAAGAAGAACAGAGGGAACTAGAACGCCGAGTACAAGCAACACAATCTACTTATCAAACACTTTTAAGTCAATTGCAAGAAACTCAGGTAGCTGAAAATCAAAATGTGGGTAACGTTCGGATCATTGCTAATGCGGTTGAACCAGAAAAGCCAACTGGTTCGTCGAAAAAAAGGTTGGTTGTCGTCGTTGGCAGTGCGATGGGTGCTTTACTTGGCGCAGCATTTGCCTTTTTATTAGACTTTCAAGATCGCTCGATCAAAAATAGTAAAGAAGCAGAGGAAATATTCGGCTATCCCTTGCAGGGAGTAATTCCTGACCTAAATCAATTAAGAGAAGCTAAAGATGACAGCGTAGGTATCTCTGGAGCAAGCGATAATTCTTTAGTTCCCGTTCGAGAACCAGAATTTGCTACTCTAAGAACCAGAGAAGCCTATCAGATGCTACAGGCTAATCTCAAATTTCTCAGCACCGATTGGGACAAACAAGCGATCGCCATCACTAGCTGTGTACCTCAAGAAGGTAAATCTCAAGTAGCTAGCAATTTTGCCAGCTCCATGGCTCAGCTAGGAAAAAAAGTGTTGTTGATTGATGCAGATATGAGAAGACCGAGTCAGCATAAAATTTTAGGGCTGTCCAACACAGTCGGCTTAAGCAATCTTTTACTTCATCAAAGGAAATGGAACGAGGTAGTACAAAAAGTAATGCCGAATCTTGATGTATTAACCGCTGGACCAACGCCAGATAATTCAATATTATTACTGAACTCGCAAAGGATGAAAGTTTTGACTGAAACTCTTTTAGATAGATACGATTGCATTATCTTAGATACTCCCCCTTTAATCGGTATTGCAGATACAGTAATTCTGGGGAATATGGTTGATGGTCTTTTACTGGTAGTTCGTCCTGGAGTGGTAGATTACGAAAGCGCGATCGCTGCGAAAAAGCTGTTGCTCAATACCCAACAGCGTGTGTTTGGCATTGTCGCCAACGGGGTAAATATTAAAAATGAACCCTATACCAAAAGCTATTTAGAGCATTAA
- a CDS encoding sugar transferase, giving the protein MPPKNLKPRKQKMFWQTLYGQKFIVLLKQYLSVSAFYGYLRSALSKILKTERSLFVSPLLDNASEILMDIRNPTVVKISGWKALFLLQIFPIALFDGMAIAFAWIIAQKVGTPVNSYFIWRPNQEELGFLWLIVPINLCMMIASGIYGSDRKNRSYLNLFKAICLAQVTVLLVIFLLQPGLWISRSVFVLAWGLTLIVINSQRILLKIAVVSIKTKFDCFRHKVLLLGTLEDTTKVKQLINSTKTFKIQGAVDLSICQDRQKWKRILNQSSKYKFDEIFLCSWEKVENPILLSWELKTAGIDWRILAVDLKLPEQCSEMVMLGGMPTIRFCSAAIVGVDFWCKRIFDLLISSLLLTVLAFPLLLIATMVKLDSPGAIFYKQNRVGLKGRYFKVWKFRTMAENAHELQAELEAQNEVKGGILFKIKEDPRITRVGRLLRRYSLDELPQLINVLRGEMSLVGPRPLPLRDVAKLAPYQLLRHEVLPGITGLWQVSGRSDTDSEEIFNLDFVYIQNWSLILDWQILLKTIQVVTSSKGAY; this is encoded by the coding sequence ATGCCACCAAAAAACTTGAAGCCGAGAAAACAGAAAATGTTTTGGCAGACATTATACGGTCAAAAGTTTATCGTTTTGTTAAAGCAATATTTGTCTGTGTCTGCATTTTACGGTTATTTGAGATCTGCACTGAGTAAAATACTCAAGACAGAGCGCTCTTTATTTGTTAGCCCGTTGCTAGATAATGCTTCTGAAATATTAATGGATATTCGCAATCCAACAGTTGTCAAGATTAGCGGCTGGAAAGCCTTATTTTTGCTGCAAATCTTTCCGATCGCTTTGTTTGATGGCATGGCGATCGCCTTTGCCTGGATAATAGCTCAAAAAGTCGGTACTCCTGTTAATAGCTATTTTATTTGGCGACCAAATCAAGAAGAACTTGGTTTTTTGTGGTTGATTGTTCCGATAAATTTATGTATGATGATTGCCTCGGGGATTTATGGAAGCGATCGCAAAAATCGCAGCTATTTAAATCTGTTTAAAGCTATTTGTTTGGCACAAGTTACTGTTTTGTTGGTTATCTTTTTGCTACAGCCTGGATTATGGATATCTCGTTCAGTCTTTGTCTTGGCTTGGGGGTTAACTTTAATCGTAATTAATAGCCAGAGAATATTGTTAAAGATAGCTGTTGTAAGTATTAAAACCAAATTTGATTGTTTTAGACATAAAGTGTTGCTTTTAGGAACTTTGGAGGATACTACAAAAGTTAAGCAATTAATCAACTCCACTAAAACATTTAAAATTCAAGGCGCTGTTGATTTGTCTATTTGTCAAGATCGTCAGAAATGGAAAAGGATTTTGAACCAATCTAGCAAGTATAAATTTGATGAAATTTTCCTTTGTTCGTGGGAGAAAGTCGAAAATCCGATCTTATTATCTTGGGAGTTAAAAACGGCGGGGATTGACTGGAGAATTTTAGCTGTCGATCTCAAGTTGCCCGAACAATGCTCTGAAATGGTAATGCTCGGAGGAATGCCTACGATTCGGTTTTGCTCTGCTGCGATTGTCGGAGTTGATTTTTGGTGTAAACGTATTTTCGATCTGCTAATTTCATCCTTGTTATTAACAGTACTTGCTTTTCCCCTATTGCTCATTGCTACGATGGTTAAGCTCGATTCTCCAGGAGCAATTTTTTATAAACAAAATCGTGTTGGACTTAAAGGTCGCTATTTCAAAGTGTGGAAATTTCGCACGATGGCAGAAAACGCCCATGAATTACAAGCAGAGTTAGAAGCTCAAAACGAAGTAAAAGGAGGAATTTTGTTTAAAATTAAAGAAGATCCGCGCATTACCAGAGTTGGCAGATTACTCCGTCGCTATAGTTTGGACGAACTACCACAATTGATTAATGTTTTGCGAGGAGAAATGAGTTTGGTCGGTCCGCGCCCTTTACCACTCCGCGATGTTGCCAAACTAGCTCCCTATCAGCTTTTGCGTCATGAAGTTTTACCAGGAATTACTGGTCTATGGCAGGTCAGCGGTCGTTCTGATACCGATTCGGAAGAGATTTTTAATTTAGACTTCGTTTACATCCAAAATTGGTCTTTAATTTTAGACTGGCAAATACTGCTGAAAACAATTCAGGTCGTGACCAGCAGTAAAGGAGCGTACTAA
- a CDS encoding sulfotransferase has protein sequence MLNKFLANNHQQPPVFILGTGRSGTTLLQRIINSAENVVIWGEHGGFLSQIAEAYFLNFEDKTILHNIPLRNNPFDTPQAKAQQLKNSKLWPAWCNWYSQKEVKDIFRSLIKNFFKPPNVTKNVSWGFKEIKYGQGCRTLEMLADLYPDAKFIFIIRDPVDVIAAYFFKYLKKQSGLGDRLTISQAKNLKENCEFSIAREAEAWRKQNTYFRDFKAKNSPTSLLVVYENLIADPSIAESTLKWLGVSYSNEKIWSILAMKEGRGESLKAEAGKARSILTDHEIDQIREITKQVTKEFELVTK, from the coding sequence ATGCTCAACAAATTCTTAGCCAACAACCATCAGCAACCACCTGTATTTATATTAGGAACAGGCAGAAGTGGCACTACACTTTTGCAAAGAATTATTAATAGTGCGGAAAATGTAGTCATTTGGGGTGAACATGGCGGTTTTCTAAGCCAAATTGCCGAGGCTTATTTTTTAAATTTTGAAGATAAAACAATACTTCACAACATTCCTCTGCGAAATAACCCTTTTGATACTCCTCAAGCTAAAGCTCAACAACTAAAAAATTCTAAACTATGGCCAGCATGGTGTAACTGGTATAGCCAGAAAGAAGTCAAAGATATTTTTCGCTCTTTGATCAAAAACTTTTTTAAGCCCCCTAATGTTACTAAAAATGTGTCTTGGGGATTTAAAGAAATTAAATACGGTCAAGGTTGCCGAACTTTAGAAATGCTTGCAGATTTATATCCTGATGCCAAGTTCATTTTTATAATTCGCGATCCAGTAGATGTAATTGCAGCATATTTCTTCAAATACTTGAAAAAACAATCAGGTTTGGGCGATCGCTTAACAATTTCACAGGCAAAAAATCTTAAAGAGAACTGCGAATTTTCAATTGCCAGGGAAGCCGAGGCATGGAGAAAGCAAAATACTTATTTTAGAGACTTCAAAGCAAAAAATAGCCCCACAAGTTTGCTGGTTGTCTACGAAAATTTAATTGCCGATCCCAGTATTGCCGAGTCAACCCTAAAATGGCTGGGCGTTTCGTATTCAAATGAAAAAATCTGGTCAATTTTAGCGATGAAAGAAGGCAGAGGTGAATCACTCAAGGCAGAAGCAGGTAAAGCTCGTTCAATTTTGACTGACCACGAAATTGACCAAATCAGAGAAATCACCAAACAAGTTACCAAAGAGTTTGAACTTGTGACCAAATAA
- a CDS encoding NAD(P)-dependent oxidoreductase, producing the protein MKILITGGRGYVGRALTRLLMQDHSICVVDNHRYGLSRFNREELPYFQLENIDIRDLEKLAQVVNDFQPEIIIHLAAIHYIPECEMHPGLTISTNIEGTVNLLSLCPLNCRFVFASSGAIYSPQDLPHSEANSPTEPMDIYGFTKLQGEHYVKYFAKRRGFAAIIVRLFNVVGSGETNPHLLPEIFAQLKSSQRTIKLGNLSPKRDYIDVRDAARGFWAVASRGEVSNKSVITVNLGTMKQYSVTELLNKIRRLSGIEFKIEQDVKRLRKVDRPYLHADISQIEALFGWKPKFNINDTIQEMIHEPDLPAHLVEKYSLSTATFAKPELYAN; encoded by the coding sequence ATGAAAATTTTAATTACGGGAGGCAGAGGGTACGTAGGACGTGCTTTGACTCGGCTTCTGATGCAAGACCATTCAATCTGTGTAGTTGACAATCATCGATATGGATTATCTCGGTTTAATCGAGAAGAGTTGCCCTATTTTCAACTAGAAAATATAGATATTCGCGATCTTGAAAAACTGGCTCAAGTTGTTAATGATTTTCAGCCAGAAATTATAATTCATCTAGCAGCAATTCACTATATCCCAGAATGTGAAATGCATCCTGGTCTTACGATATCGACAAACATTGAAGGAACAGTCAATTTATTGTCTTTGTGTCCACTAAATTGCCGATTTGTATTTGCTAGTAGTGGAGCAATTTACAGTCCTCAGGATCTTCCCCACAGCGAAGCCAATTCTCCCACCGAACCAATGGATATCTATGGCTTTACCAAACTTCAAGGCGAACATTATGTTAAATATTTTGCTAAAAGGCGAGGCTTTGCTGCCATCATTGTTCGTTTATTTAATGTAGTTGGTTCAGGTGAAACTAACCCCCATTTATTACCAGAAATTTTTGCTCAACTAAAGTCATCGCAACGCACGATTAAATTAGGCAATTTATCTCCTAAACGCGATTATATTGACGTTCGCGACGCTGCCAGAGGTTTCTGGGCCGTAGCATCTCGTGGAGAAGTATCAAATAAATCTGTTATTACCGTCAATCTAGGAACTATGAAGCAATATTCGGTCACTGAATTACTTAATAAAATAAGACGTCTTAGCGGAATTGAATTTAAGATTGAACAAGATGTTAAACGCCTGCGTAAAGTAGACCGACCTTATCTTCATGCTGATATTTCCCAAATTGAAGCTTTATTTGGCTGGAAACCAAAATTTAATATTAATGACACCATCCAAGAAATGATTCATGAGCCAGATCTTCCTGCTCATCTAGTTGAAAAATATTCTTTATCGACTGCTACATTCGCCAAGCCTGAGTTGTATGCCAATTGA
- a CDS encoding glycosyltransferase family 2 protein, producing MDRTYPKISIVTPSFNQGKFIDSAIQSVLQQNYSNFEHIILDNCSTDRTVEILQQYPHLIWQSKPDRGQSDALNQGFRMATGDIIGWLNADDLYLPECFNKIAASFASFPESDIAYGDYRWIDEQGSIIQFRKELDFDFFILKYLHVLYIPSTSTFFKRRIFEEENFLDNSLKYSMDYEFFLRLARKKYRFVHIASYLADFRWHKENKSLIAYEEQNAEKKIALLRHDHFLQKTPLHIQSAVRKLLELLARGKRYLLKGSKGYYFEQWQKKSS from the coding sequence ATGGATCGAACGTACCCAAAGATATCAATCGTTACACCCTCTTTTAATCAGGGGAAATTTATCGACTCAGCTATCCAAAGCGTACTCCAACAAAATTATTCTAATTTTGAGCATATAATTTTAGACAATTGTTCTACAGATCGAACAGTTGAAATTTTGCAACAGTATCCTCATCTAATTTGGCAGTCTAAACCAGATCGAGGTCAAAGCGATGCGCTAAATCAAGGATTTCGGATGGCAACAGGTGACATAATTGGTTGGCTTAATGCCGACGATTTATATTTACCTGAATGCTTTAACAAGATTGCGGCATCTTTCGCTAGTTTCCCGGAAAGCGATATTGCCTATGGAGACTATCGTTGGATAGATGAACAGGGCAGTATCATCCAATTTAGAAAAGAACTCGACTTTGATTTTTTTATTCTCAAATATCTTCATGTTTTGTACATACCCAGTACATCCACATTTTTTAAGCGCAGGATATTTGAAGAGGAAAACTTTTTGGATAATTCACTCAAATATTCAATGGACTATGAATTCTTTTTACGTCTGGCTCGAAAAAAATATCGGTTCGTTCACATTGCTTCTTATTTGGCGGACTTTAGATGGCATAAAGAAAATAAATCGCTCATTGCTTATGAGGAACAAAACGCAGAGAAAAAAATCGCTTTATTACGACACGATCATTTCTTACAAAAAACTCCGCTGCATATTCAATCAGCTGTCAGAAAGCTACTCGAATTATTGGCGCGGGGAAAACGCTATTTATTAAAAGGTTCTAAAGGCTATTACTTTGAGCAATGGCAGAAGAAATCTAGTTAA